ACAGCGGGCCGCGGCCGGCACTGACGGGCGCGGCACGAGGGGGAGGAAGGACATCCCCTGGGGGCTTCGTCCGGCAGCGGCGGCAGCCGGGCGGAGCCCCGCCGAGATTCGAGCGCTCCGCGCCCCTGCGGATGGCGCCCGGATCCCGCACCATGGAAACAGGTCCGGGGTACTCCATACCGGCCGTTCGCCGGTGCGGACCTCCGCCGAGCGAAGGGGCAGCATGGACAGTAACGATCTGACGCCCGAGGTCCTGCGCAGGCTGCGGAAGCCGCGGACCTACCCGGCGGTGTCCCTGACGATCCCCACCCATCGGCGCGATCCGCGGAACGACGGCGACCCGGTGCGGCTGCGCAACGTCCTCGCCGACGCCGTGCACCGCATGGAGGCCGACCCGGACATCTCGAAGGCGGCCTGCCTCGCCGTGAAGTCTCAGCTCAACCAGGCAGGGGCCGAGGTCGACCTGCGCCACAAGCGCGACGGACTGCTGATCCTCGCCGACGCCGACGAACACCAGGTCTGGTACCTGCCCCGCGAGACACCCGAGTCGGTGGTCATCAGCGACACCTATCTCACCCGGAACCTGGTGGCCGCCACCGCCCAGAGGCACCGCTACTGGGTGTTGAGTGTGGCCGCGGACCGCGCGACCCTGTGGAGCGGCGACGGCGAGTCCCTGCACGAGCACCGTGCCGACGGCTTCCCCATGACCGCGCCCGAGGAGACGTGGGACGTCGAGCGCGAGGAACGGATCGGCGACACGCCGAGCACCTTCACCGACGAGGAGACCCGCAAGTTCCTGCGGTCCGTCGACGACGCCCTCA
The nucleotide sequence above comes from Streptomyces sp. NBC_01716. Encoded proteins:
- a CDS encoding baeRF3 domain-containing protein, coding for MDSNDLTPEVLRRLRKPRTYPAVSLTIPTHRRDPRNDGDPVRLRNVLADAVHRMEADPDISKAACLAVKSQLNQAGAEVDLRHKRDGLLILADADEHQVWYLPRETPESVVISDTYLTRNLVAATAQRHRYWVLSVAADRATLWSGDGESLHEHRADGFPMTAPEETWDVEREERIGDTPSTFTDEETRKFLRSVDDALTAVLATRPGPFHLVGVAPALALLEDAGSTARSAAGRLAKGGLTDGPAPVLWKAIQPVVRQYARSEETEVLAKLGDARGRRTFAAGLDEVWEAVRGRRAGLVAVEEHFQRSARVGDGHLIPVDGEDEAALGREVQDDIVDELVESALDGGAQVVFLDDDVLAGHGRIAAMLRY